The DNA window CTGGCTTCTTTTCTTGAGGGAGGATTTCTTCTGCGAGAGAAGTTATTTCGGTCACAGGTCGCTGCATACGACGATTGGCAGGCGTTCAATGGGGTTCATGTGGCACTCTTTTGCAGTACGGACGCACTGGTGCCGATGTGGGCTTATATGCTGATCGCTTCGCATCTTGATCACGCAAGGAGTATTACAATGGGACAAAAAGCTGATGTGATTCGAGAGCAATTTACGCTGGCGTTGGAGCATGAGGATTGGACAAAATTTTCTGACCGGATTGTTGTAGTTAAGGGTTGCGGCTCGGGGATTGTCCCAGAAAGTGCTTATGCCAGAGCAACGAGGGAACTGCAGAAGGTAGCCCGTAAGGTTATGTTTGGTGAGCCTTGCTCCAGTGTACCAATATGGCGTCGGCCGAAGGAGAAAGTGGCCCCGTCTGCATAGAGAGTAGATCACCGACGACCATTTTTTGTGACTGCGATTTCGTGCAATTTGGCCAAGTTAGACGACATCTCCCGCTGCTGTGATATCCGAAGAAGCCGATCGTCAGCCTATTGACAGGCTCCCCCAAAAGAGAGATTGAATGGACATTCGTGTTTCCCTGATCAAATGAAAATTGAGCTTGCAGGTAAGGTGGCATTGGTCACTGGCGCCAGCCGTGGCATTGGAAAAGCAATTGCTACAAGTCTCGCGGGTGCCGGTGCAACGGTTGCTGTACACTATAACAGGAATATCACGCAGGCGGAAGCAGTTGTCTCTGAGCTGGGTAATCAAGCAGCCATATTCCAGTCTGACCTATCACAGGTCGAAGCTTGTGAGGCGCTTCTGCAAAACGTCATGAAGACATATGGGCGGTTGGACATACTGGTTAACAATGCGGGCATTGCTCAATTTGTCCGTTCCTCTGAGCCTACCAACAAATGGGTTCGTGTGTGGGAGCAGACGATGGCGCTGAACGCCCGGGCAACTGCACTCTTGTGTCGTCTGGCAATCAGCTACTTTCAGACGCAGGGAGAAGGTCGCATAATCAATATTGCATCACGTGCTGCTTTTCGTGGAGATACAGCCGAGTACATGAGTTATGCAGCTTCAAAGGGGGCAGTTGTTTCGC is part of the Rhodothermaceae bacterium genome and encodes:
- a CDS encoding DUF2480 family protein, with product MEIVNRVAQSGIEVYDLELLWAGHEIKELDLASFLEGGFLLREKLFRSQVAAYDDWQAFNGVHVALFCSTDALVPMWAYMLIASHLDHARSITMGQKADVIREQFTLALEHEDWTKFSDRIVVVKGCGSGIVPESAYARATRELQKVARKVMFGEPCSSVPIWRRPKEKVAPSA
- a CDS encoding SDR family oxidoreductase; amino-acid sequence: MKIELAGKVALVTGASRGIGKAIATSLAGAGATVAVHYNRNITQAEAVVSELGNQAAIFQSDLSQVEACEALLQNVMKTYGRLDILVNNAGIAQFVRSSEPTNKWVRVWEQTMALNARATALLCRLAISYFQTQGEGRIINIASRAAFRGDTAEYMSYAASKGAVVSLTRTIARAYGKDGIKAFVVAPGFVRTDMAQDAVDSYGEEFILGDLALNNLTEPEDVAPVVTLLASGLADHATGTSIDINAGSYVH